Below is a genomic region from Pseudomonas berkeleyensis.
GAGTTTCTTATCGGTATCAGCAATCCCAAGGCCATCCTGTTGTTCGCGGCGATCTTCCCGCAATTCATCCGCCCCGATCAGCCAGCCCCCGAACAGTTTCTCTACCTGGGCACGACCTACCTGCTGGCCGAATACGTGGCCTCGCTGCTGTATGCGCTATTCGGCCTGCAGATTCGCCGCTTGATCAGAACCGCTCGTGGCATGCGCAACCTCAACCGCACCACCGGCGCCTTCTTTGTCGGAGCCGGGGGCGCCTTGTTGGGCACCAGCCAGCACTGAGCGACTCAGAAACTGTCGCCCGGCACCCGCACCCAGCCTTCCATCAGGATGCGCGCACTGCGGCTCATCACCGCCTTGGTCACCGTCCACTGACCGTCGACCTTTTGCGCCTGCGCACCGACACGCAAGGTGCCGGATGGATGACCGAAGCGCACCGCTTCACGCTCGCCGCCACCGGCAGCCAGGTTGACCAGCGTGCCTGGAATCGCCGCCGCCGTGCCGATTGCCACCGCGCAGGTACCCATCATCGCGTGGTGCAGCTTGCCCATGGACAGCGCGCGCACCAGCAGATCGACCTCACCGGCCTTCACGTCCTTGCCACTGGACGTGCGGTAATCCTTGGGCGGACTGACGAAGGCGATCTTCGGGGTGTGCTGACGTGTCGCAGCCTCCTCGGCCGTCTTGATCAGCCCCATGCGCAGCGCACCGGCAATGCGGATCCGCTCGAAGCGCGCCAGTTGCGCCGGGTCACCGTTGATAGCCTCGCGCAGCTCGGTACCCTGGTAGCCGATGTCCTCGGCATTGACGAACACCGTCGGGATACCGGCGGTGATCATGGTCGCCTTGAAGGTACCGATGCCTGGCACCTCAAGGTCATCCACCAGGTTGCCGGTGGGGAACATCGAGCCGCCCTCCTCGCCGTCATCGGACGGGTCGAGGAACTCCAGCACGATCTCCGCCGCCGGAAAGGTCACACCATCGAGTTCGAAGTCGCCGGTTTCCTGCACCTGGCCGTTGCTGACCGGCACATGGGCGATGATGGTTTTCTGGATATTGGCCTGCCAGATACGCACCACGCAGGTGCCGTTCTCGGGAATTCGCGCGGGATCGACCAGGCCAGCATGGATGGCGAAGGCGCCGGCTGCCGTGGACAGGTTGCCGCAGTTGCCGCTCCAGTCGACGAAAGCCTTGTCGATGGAAACCTGGCCATAGAGGTAATCGACATCGTGTTCGGGCTGGGTGCTTTTCGACAGGATCACGCATTTGGAGGTCGACGAAGTGGCGCCACCCATGCCGTCGATATGCGCCGAGTACGGGTCAGGGCTGCCAATCACGCGCATGAACAGCTTGTCGCGCGCCTCGCCAGGCGCCTGGCAACGCTCGGGCAGATCCTGCAGACGGAAGAACACGCCCTTGCTGGTGCCGCCACGCATGTAGGTGGCGGGGATTTTCACTTGCGGCAGATGAGCCATGGATGCAGTCCTGAAAAATGGCCCGGATGCAATCCGGGTGAATCATTCGACCTTGCCCCGGATTTCATCCGGGCTACGCGCTTGTCTCCCCTCTCCCGCTTGCGGGAGAGGGGCCGGGGGAGAGGGAGCATCCCAAAACCGCGAGCTACCTGAAGCACTCTCTCCCCAACCCTCTCCCAGCTATCAAGCCACCGCGCCTTCGAGGAAGTCCTTGGCAAAACGCTGCAGCACGCCACCGGCCTTGTACACGCTGACATCGGCTGCGGTATCCAGACGACAGATAACCGGCACGCGCACCACCTCACCGTTGCGGCGACTGACCACCAGGGTCAGGTCGCAGCGCGGCGAGATATCACCCTCGATGTCATAGGTTTCGGTGCCATCCAGGCTCAGGGTCAGGCGCGTGGTGCCTGGCTTGAACTCCACCGGCAGCACACCCATGCCCACCAGATTGGTACGGTGGATGCGCTCGAAGCCTTCGGCCACGATCACTTCCACACCTGCCAGGCGCACGCCCTTGGCCGCCCAGTCGCGGGACGAGCCCTGGCCGTAATCGGCACCGGCAACGATGATCAAGTTCTGCTTGCGGTTCATGTAGGTTTCGATCGCCTCCCACATGCGCATCACTTGCCCTTCTGGCTCGACGCGGGCCAGCGAGCCCTTCTTCACCTGGCCGTCGACCACGGCCATCTCGTTGACCAGTTGCGGATTGGCGAAGGTGGCGCGCTGCGCGGTCAGGTGGTCACCGCGGTGAGTGGCGTAAGAGTTGAAGTCCTCTTCCGGCAAACCCATCTTGTGCAGGTATTCGCCCGCCGCCGAGTCCAGCAGGATGGCGTTGGACGGCGACAGATGGTCAGTGGTGATGTTGTCCGGCAGGATCGCCAGCGGCAGCATGCCCTTGAGCGTGCGTTCGCCAGCCAGCGCGCCTTCCCAGTACGGCGGACGGCGGATGTAGGTGGACATCGGGCGCCAGTCGTACAGCGGGCTTTCTGCCTCCTGCACGGTGCCCAGATCGAACATCGGGATATAGATCTGCTTGAACTGCTCGGGCTTCACCGAGGCGGCGACGATGGCATCGATCTCCTCGTCGCTCGGCCACAAGTCCTTCAGCGTGATCGGATTGCCTTGAGCATCGCTACCCAACGCGTCCTGCTCGATGTCGAAACGCACGGTGCCGGCGATGGCGTACGCCACCACCAGCGGCGGTGAAGCCAGGAAGGCCTGCTTGGCGTAGGGGTGGATGCGCCCGTCAAAGTTACGGTTGCCCGAGAGCACGGCAGTGGCATACAGGTCGCGGTCGATGATTTCCTTCTGGATCACCGGGTCGAGCGCGCCGGACATGCCATTACAGGTGGTGCAGGCGTAGGCGACGATACCGAAGCCGAGCTTCTCCAGTTCCGGCAGCAGGCCGGCTTCTTCCAGGTACAGCTTGGCGACTTTGGAGCCCGGCGCGAACGATGTCTTCACCCAGGGTTTGCGCACCAGGCCCAACGCGTTGGCCTTCTTCGCCACCAGGCCGGCGGCAATGACGTTGCGCGGGTTGGAGGTGTTGGTGCAACTGGTAATGGCGGCGATGATCACCGCGCCATCGGGCATCAGGCCCTGGGCTTCCTCGCCCTTGCCGGCTTGCAGCTTGGCTTCGTCGGCGATACCACGCTCGGCCAGCGCCGAGGTCGGCAGGCGGCGATGCGGGTTGCTCGGGCCAGCCATGTTGCGCACCACGCTGCCCAGATCGAAACGCAGCACGCGCTCATACTCGGCGGTTTTCAGCGCGTCGCTCCACAGGCCGAGGATCTTGGCGTAATTCTCCACCAGCGCCACCTGCTCCGGCTCGCGCCCGGTGAGCTTGAGGTAGTCGATGGTCTG
It encodes:
- the prpF gene encoding 2-methylaconitate cis-trans isomerase PrpF, which translates into the protein MAHLPQVKIPATYMRGGTSKGVFFRLQDLPERCQAPGEARDKLFMRVIGSPDPYSAHIDGMGGATSSTSKCVILSKSTQPEHDVDYLYGQVSIDKAFVDWSGNCGNLSTAAGAFAIHAGLVDPARIPENGTCVVRIWQANIQKTIIAHVPVSNGQVQETGDFELDGVTFPAAEIVLEFLDPSDDGEEGGSMFPTGNLVDDLEVPGIGTFKATMITAGIPTVFVNAEDIGYQGTELREAINGDPAQLARFERIRIAGALRMGLIKTAEEAATRQHTPKIAFVSPPKDYRTSSGKDVKAGEVDLLVRALSMGKLHHAMMGTCAVAIGTAAAIPGTLVNLAAGGGEREAVRFGHPSGTLRVGAQAQKVDGQWTVTKAVMSRSARILMEGWVRVPGDSF
- the acnD gene encoding Fe/S-dependent 2-methylisocitrate dehydratase AcnD, whose amino-acid sequence is MNSQYRKRLPGTQLDYFDAPAAVEEIQPGAWEKLPYTSRVLAEQLVRRCDPQDLTAALQQLIYRKRDLDFPWYPARVVCHDILGQTALVDLAGLRDAIAEQGGDPSKVNPVVPTQLIVDHSLAVEAPGFDPDAFEKNRAIEDRRNEDRFHFIDWTKTAFKNVDVIPAGNGIMHQINLEKMSPVIQARGGIAFPDTCVGTDSHTPHVDALGVIAIGVGGLEAETVMLGHPSMMRLPDIVGVELTGKRQPGITATDIVLALTEFLRKERVVGAYVEFFGEGADSLSIGDRATISNMCPEYGATASMFYIDGQTIDYLKLTGREPEQVALVENYAKILGLWSDALKTAEYERVLRFDLGSVVRNMAGPSNPHRRLPTSALAERGIADEAKLQAGKGEEAQGLMPDGAVIIAAITSCTNTSNPRNVIAAGLVAKKANALGLVRKPWVKTSFAPGSKVAKLYLEEAGLLPELEKLGFGIVAYACTTCNGMSGALDPVIQKEIIDRDLYATAVLSGNRNFDGRIHPYAKQAFLASPPLVVAYAIAGTVRFDIEQDALGSDAQGNPITLKDLWPSDEEIDAIVAASVKPEQFKQIYIPMFDLGTVQEAESPLYDWRPMSTYIRRPPYWEGALAGERTLKGMLPLAILPDNITTDHLSPSNAILLDSAAGEYLHKMGLPEEDFNSYATHRGDHLTAQRATFANPQLVNEMAVVDGQVKKGSLARVEPEGQVMRMWEAIETYMNRKQNLIIVAGADYGQGSSRDWAAKGVRLAGVEVIVAEGFERIHRTNLVGMGVLPVEFKPGTTRLTLSLDGTETYDIEGDISPRCDLTLVVSRRNGEVVRVPVICRLDTAADVSVYKAGGVLQRFAKDFLEGAVA